The sequence CTTTACCTTCTATATATGTTGATTCCttttgattctaaaaatcaCTGCCTCACAACTTCCAATATCTACTCTTTTGTTTTGGTCTTTTTGGCTACATCTTTACAGATTTCCGATGGGTTCACCGGACTCGTATCCAATTCGACGCTGAGCAAAATTTCCAGCTTATACACCGGTTTGTTATCTTGTATAGGCATAGCGGTATGTACAAAGCCACAAGATAAAGTCGAGATTATTTCAGTTTTTCTTTGTAAGTGAGAGTTCGATTTACTCATTACAACTAAATACTACTAAATTTCAGATATCCAACTTTTTCATGAATGCTTTATTGACGCATTTAAGATTTGTCTCGAATTCGCTGTCATATTCACATGAAGTTCTGTTTGgcataatttattttgttatgatGTTTTATCACTACTATCAAAGAGGATGCAtaatttcttcttattattGTTTCAAAGAGTAAGTTAATAAAATTAAGATGTGTAAAACAAAAACTGTATCTTAtaaagggcaaatctccaaaatagcacatttctaagtttatatcacaaaaataacactcaaaaactaaaatgaccaaaataacattttatcttttgaaaaatttaaatttttttatttttcaaaatttgaaatcttatccccaaaacctcacttctcaactctaaaccctaaaacctaaactctaaaccctaaactctaaaccctaaaccccaccccttaagtgctatttttgtgacttttgaccttgagtgctagtttgggaacaaaaacttgatttagtgctattttggtctttttttctcttataaAGCACACAAGATTCCAATGTGtagagaaagaaaataaaagaacaaaacttaGATTCACCCCCTTAGGTGAACTCTCTAATTCACCTCAACTCTTAGCACCAATCATTCTGCCATGTAAGGTTAatgaaaaaaggaaataaaatcaaaaacaagaaaaaggaaacaggtgaaaaaaaaaaagccttGGCCGTTAACAAGGAAGAGAACAAGTGTTTTGTTAACACCGTCCATCCGCTCCTTCTTCCTCTCTTGCAGAGAAAAGAGAAAGCTTTGTTTGTCAAGTTGGAGTCTCCAATTCTATGCTTTCAAATCCAGTTTCGATTTAACCTTTTCAAATACACTTAATAAACTGCCCCAAATCCACCTTCTCCAAGTTTATTCTCGATTGAAAATTGATTTGTTGCATCTTGTAGCGTAGTGAAATAAATCTAATGTAATCTGTGGGATTGCTAATTCTGGTATATCATTTTGTTCAAATATAAGAACAACTTCATACTCTTAACCATAATATATGCAAACAGCATAGTAACAAACATGGCTCCAGTTCAAAACGATGGGAAAGAGGTGGTTGTGGAACACTTGAGACAGCTTTGCGTTTTCAAGGTGGCGAATGAAACAGGGAAACCTTGGGTCTGGTGAGATTATGTCACTGATTTTCAGATCAGATGTCCCATGAAGGAGAAGAAATACAACAAAGAACTTGCAAatctgtattttaaaaatacattacaaGTCTGTAGCGGTGACCTATCTACATCATAGATCATGACACTTGCATCAGTGAGTTCTCATGAACTTGCAACTCTATATTTTAAGAATATATTCGAGAGAATATATTGAATACATTACAAGTTCCAATGCCACACCGTTGAGTCACAACAGGTGCCATTAAAACAAATTTGCTCAAACGTCACAGGTGACTTCACGGTTAACACCCCATAAGCCGTCAACCTCGACTGTCTCATCTCTTCTCTATCATCCGGGACAAGAATACTTCCCTGGAGATCGCGACGGTTGGGAGAAATCATTAAGGGGTTTACTAGAAGGGCTTAAAGGCAAAGCATCCGTGACTGGTAGGAGAATGAAGAACTTTGTTGTGGGAGAAACGAGCTGGACATCGTTTCAGACATTGTACGGTATGGTCCAGTGCACGGTGGATATATCGGAACATGATTGCTCGTATTGTTTGTCACAGGGTATTGCAAAGATTACGAGCTGTTGGATATGAAATGGGTAGTTATGTGTTCTCCTACCTGCATGGTGGCTTATACTCCAGGGAGATTCTATGATCCAGTGGACACCACTAATGAGCCAAGCTCATGCCTGCTACCCCGGGGGAATGAGGCGAGAAGTGTCGCACAAGGTATGTCACTTGTTATGAATTTGAGCTCTAGCATTTCAAATCAGACTGTTGAGCATGTGTTGTAGTATACCAAATGAGGAGATGAAAGTTTGTTACAGTAAAGACGAATTTAATCATTTTACGTAACAGAGGAAACCattctgatttttttctttctcaggGGATAGAAAAATAGGTGTACCAAAAGCTTTGATCTTTGCGGCTGTTTTAGCTGCTGTTGGTGTCTTATTTATCATATTCTCAGTCATTTTCCTAGAGGAAGAGGAAAATATGAAGAGGACATATAACGAAGAACGAAACCTTGAAGGTAAGTTAAGAATAGAAGATATTATTCTTCTGCTCTGTTTCCTccgttttgtttatttttctttattaacaTTTTGTTATTCACTCTGTTATGTCTTGCTGTCTCTGTTTCTTTCATATCTGCTGTGACTTTTTTTTCATACATACATGACTTCTTGTTAAcatggagtttttttttcttgacatACAAATGAAGACATTAGCACAAATTACATGAGATATGATTTCACTACGTTACAAGATGCCACAAGTCAATTTTCAATCGACAATAAACTTGGAGAAGGTGGACTTGGCGCAGTTTATAAAGTGTATTTGAGAAGGTAAAATCGAAATTGGAGACTCCAACTTGACAAACAAAGCTTTCTCTTTTCTCTGCAGGAGAGGAAGAAGGAGCGGATGGACGGCGTTAAGAAAACACTTGTTCTCTTCATTGTTAACGGCGACGGCTTTTTTTTCAcctgtttcctttttttttgtttttgattttatttccttttttcgtTAATCTTACATGGCAGAATGATTGGTGCTAAGAGTTGAGGTGAATTAGAGAATTCACCACAGGGGTGAATCCaagttttgttcaaaataaaaacacgCAACATAAGTAGGGCTTTGAAAAGAAAATAGGTTACCCAATCAGGAAATAAAACCAACGAAGGAAACTAAAAAGATGAAAAACAAACTTTGTCAACATGCGAAAGCCCTTTAACATGTTTGGCTTTATTAGTTCACACAACACGTATACTCATTTCTTCGCTTGTGTAAGAGTAAGACCCTAGAGATAAAGATTTGGATCAGCCAACCTCAGCGCGGGGGTCGTAACAAGTGGATTCTTCAGCTTCAAGGTGATCCCAGACTTCTCCTCGATCTTTAAACTCTCTCCTTGAGGAAGTATCCAGTCAAAAGAATGCAACAACGTAGCTATATTATAGAGAACAACTCTCTCGCCCATTGCCATCCCCACACATATTCGACGACCAGATCCAAACGGAATATAGTTGAAATCATTTCCATTGAAGTCATAAGATTGGTCAAGAAACCGGCTGGGATCGAACTCAAGTGGGTTCTCCCATACATCTGGATTCCTATATATGGATCGCCCACACGTTAATGAAGATCTTTGAatctttagggatagtgaagcCGCTCACCACGGTGGTTTGAGATGGGCGGTGAGGATTAAGGAGTGGAGCAACCGAGTGAAGCCTGAGAGTTTCTTTCATAATAGCAAGAATGTATGGAAGTTTAGGGATGTGAGATTCTTCAACTATTTTGTCTTTGCCCACAACTTCGTCAAGTTCTTGTTGAGCTCTCTTCATGATCTCTGGGTAGTTTAATATCTCAGCCATCGCGAACTCTATGACATGTACTGATGTATCCGTACCACCGAGCACCATGTCCTTTAAGATACAATTGAGACATTTAATTATGAAAACATCttgaaatttatttgataaCTAAAACAAagctgtatattttaaaattaagaaatttgTCAAATCTAAACCCATAGCTCCAAGTTGTTAACCATAAACTTGTAAGGTCTTAAATTCAATTCGTAAATAATAAATCCTGACCCGTAACTATATTTTGAAGATCATCAATATTATTCCAATTATAAAGTAAACAAAccattttaacaaaaaaattattgtctAACACTCTCCATATTAGAGATAAATGTTTTACGTACCATAAGCAACGCCTTGACATCGTTCATGTTAAGATTTGTCTTCTCATCATTTTCATCCTTTATTTTTAGTAAGACCTCCAAAAAATCCTCACCCTTCCCTTCACTTCCCTTACCCATCCCCAGCCGTTGATTAATGACCCGGTCAAACAGCCGGTCCATCCTCTCAGCCAGTCCTCCCATACGCTTAGAGCATGAGCATTGGTGAACCCCTCTTTGGGGTTCAccaacattttttattattttttcgtgGGCCCATAAACAGTTATGAACTTGGATATGCTGTTTTCTGCATTAGTGAACCCGATGAAGGAATTCataggaataaaataataatattaattttttttaaaaaaatttaaaatattcagaaaagatgaataaaatattaaaacatattattaaaattatgaaaacattttattcaatACATTAAAAGTACATTACATAAAAGAGAAATTTTTCTAACATACATAACTTATTTATTCATCTTCATCACCGAACTTTTGCCATATATTTTCCATCAAATCAGCTTTCAAACGAGCATGCTTCTCTGGATCTCGAACTTCTCTGCGCATGCCTAACATATCACCGACATGAATGCTTTCTCTCCTTGTCACCCTCGAAGTTCTGCTTGATTCTCCGGACTCGAACTCAGAAGTATCAATTTGAGCGTATCCGTGTCGTTCGTTctctactatcatattgtgcaatatgacACAAGTTCTCATGATCTTTCCTATCTTCTCCTTGTCCCATTGGAGAGCTGGGTTTTTAACAATTGCAAACCTCgattgcaatactccaaaagcccgttcgacatcttttctggCGGATTCTTGCTTTTCTGCAAATTTCTCGGCTTTAGGACCTTGAGGAAGtgggatggattggataaatgttgaccagtttggataaattccgtcagtaagatagtaggccatacgataagtgtggttgttgaccttgaaCTTAACTTTTGGTGCTCGACCATGTaagatgtcatcaaaaacaggggaccgatcaagaacattgatatcgttgaGGTTACCTGGTAAGCCGaaaaatgcgtgccatatccaaagatcttgtgatgccacggcttctaagacaattgtcggctttCCTGAACCACGTGTGAACTGACCTTTCCAAGCCgttgggcagtttttccactcccaatgcatgcAGTCGATGCTGCCTATCATCCCCGGAAACCCCCGTACCTCTCCAACATCGAGTAAGCGTTGAAGATCCTCGGCTGTAGGTTTTCGTAGATACtcatttccaaacaattctaTTATTGCATCCGTGAAATTTGCCAAACACAAACGTGATGTACTGTCACCgagtcggagatattcgtcataTGTATCTCCCGATTGACCATATGCCAGCATACGTATAGCTGCCGTACACTTTTGAAGTGCAGATAGCCCGTTCCTCCCGTGAGCATTTCGTCTTTGCTGAAAGTATGGAACTTCATTACTTATACGTTCGACAATGCGAAGgaacaatggcttgttcattcgaaaacgcCTCCTAAACATTTCCGGTGGGTATGTAGGATTTTCTTTGAAATAATCGTTCCATAGTTGATTGTGTCCTTGTTCCCGATCTCTGTCGATATAAGCACGTCTTTTTGGCTTCTTACCTTGGACCTCAACTATTGAGTCGATGTAATTATCAACTACTTCGTCGACCATTTCTTCTATAGCTTCATCAACTTCATCACTTGATGAGGATGACATTGTTGATGTTTTCTTCCTAACATGACAAAAGGGGAtttgtaatttaatattttattttaagaatcctattttattttaactaaaaatcttTCTAATTAtcataaaccattttttttaagaatccaATTTTTAACTTCaatcctattttattttaactaaaattatttctaattttcataaaccatttttttttaagaatcctaTTTTTGTACttcaatcatattatattttaactaaaaatctttataattttctacAACCATATTTTTTTAAGCATCCAATTTTTAACttcaatcatattatattttaactaaaattctttctaattttcataaaccatttttttaaagaatccAATTTTTTCTTCATCCATATTTTATTCTACAACCATATTTTCTTACCAATCTTGAAGGTAGTTGCTCTTGTTTGTTGTTGAAGGTAGTTGCTCTTGTATGTGTGTTTGTTGGTCACGGACTTCACTCCTTGGTTAGCCATGCGAACTGGTGATTGCTTCCATTGCCACAAGCCAGGTCATTGGCCTTTACGTTGTAGTTTGTTGTAGGTTTTTGTTGTTTGAATTTAGTTGTTGTAGTTTGTTGTATGTTGTACATCCGTGAGCAAGAGAAGAAATAGAAGATCACTTTGAAATAAACAAGACAAACAAGAGCAACACACAGAAGAGAAACAATAGCAAGAGAAGAAATAGAAGATCACTTTGATTAAAAAGCAGAGAGTAGAGACATCATTTAAATAGAGAGACATAGAGTTACAACATAGTACATCCGTGAATCAAGTTCAGTACATCCGTGAACCAAGTTCAGAGTTACAACAATAGCAAAATACATAGACATAGTACATGATTGACCTGCAGTGTAGAAAGAAACATAACCCGTGACCTGCAACAACCTAAACTTCCAACCCGTGACCTGCAACACTGTCACCTCCAACCCGTGACCTGCAGAAGAAAAGCTAACATAATCAGTAAAGCAAAGCAAGGAAATACACATCAACTACTCAAGCAAAGCAAGAAAATACACACAATAGACATCAAAGCATTTCAGAGATGAGTTTATTCTTGAGAGCCACTTCATTATCAGAAAGTGTGTCTATGTTTTTGGCTAGCAAACGATCAAGGATCTTTTGTCTGGAAATGGTATTTTTCTCAGCTAGGATGGTATGTATATGATCATAAGCTGCTTCATTTGGCTTCTTGCGTTTAGCAGCTTTGCTAGCCTTAACACCAGGAGGCCTAACCTCTTCCTCCTCACGCACCGCCTCCGCACCACCTTCCTTCCTTTTCTCCTTCGGCTGAGAGTGTGACCTCCACTTCTGATCAAACCGGAGTTCCCTCCAGCAATGTTCAAGCGCAAACTTGAGATGGTAGTCATTGAAATAGATGTCATGCGCAGTCTTCATGACATCATTTTCACTTTGCCCACTCGATTGCTCCTTCAGAGCCGTTTCATGGGAACCCACAAACCTGCAGACCTCTGCATTCACCCTTCCCCACCTCTGCTTACATTGACCCCACTCTCGAGGAAGGGAGCCAATGAGCTGAGGACTAGAATTGAAATACGCCTCAATTCTCTTCCAAAAAGTCCCTAACTTCTGTTCATTACTAACTATCGGATCTTTGCTGGTGTTTAACCAAGCACTGATCAGTACAAGGTCTTCTTTGGTTGTCCACTTTCTCCTTTCCGGTGGTTTAACTAACCCGGGTGAGTTAACTGCAGCCTCAGCAGAGTCAACGTCTATTGGACTACTGCTCTGCGAAGCTAATAGGTTAACAAACCCGGGACCGTGAAGGGAAAAAGGTTCCATGTTTGAGGGTTTTGTGTTCTGGTTTTGGTTTGAGGGTTACcggtttttgttttggttttgtgttaAGATGTATCTGTAAATTTTTAGGCTGGAGTTACTATGTTTTTAAACAAGTTTTTACGTGTGGAAAGAGATAAAATTTAACTAACAATACCAACCAAAATTCATTACAGAACTACTACATAGTAATGAGCAGTCAATAGACATCAAATCAGGCGAAAATACAGGGTATTTTCCGTTtcaaaagagagaaaattaaaCTATCTCTACCAACCTAAGTACAATTCAACATTAATCACagcaaccaaccaaccaacaaTTAATATCTACTTGTACTTCTAGTTCTCGTACTAGTTTAGTTTATGTCTACTTCTAGTTCTACAAATAGTTATACTTTTGTTCTACTTCTACTCCTACGTCTACTTCAATCCACAGATAACAATTACCCTAGATATAGTTTAGCTGACTCTAACCTTTCATTGTCAATCGAAGCAGACCTTCTCGAGGGAATGGACCTGCACAGTGAGGTCATAGACAGCCTCATTGAGTGAATTAACCTGTTCCTGGACATGGCAAAAGTGTAGGAGATTTGTGTTAGTAACTGTAATACAAATacaaggaaaaaaattaaaagcgaTGAAAGAGCTCAAAATGTTTTACTAACCTCAAGTCTCTCAAACCGTTTACTAAGAGTGGACACCCCCAGCATCACCTCCTCAGCCTCTTCCACCCGTTTAGTTAGCCTCTCGAGCTCCTCCTGCACACCTATCACCCAAGGCTGACGATAATGGAGCCCATCAGCCTTGGTTTTAACATCAAGAATCATCAGATATACAACTTACAATATAGAACATAAAGATTGATGAGATTATGATAAACAGAGGAGACTTTACCTCGTAGTTTCTGCAGGTGAAGAACCGCTTCCCAGGAAGAGTGTCGTAGTCCTCCTCCCCGCGCACCTCGTTTATGAGTCTCCCACCACACGGACACCTTTTAGGAATACCGTACTCAGAATCCGCCACGAAACTTAACATGTTGATGTGTTCATGTTGCTTCTTTGAATGTCTTCTATCTTCTTCCGGATCCATCTGTCAAATAAATCaagattttgttaaataattactCGTAAACCACTATCACGATCTGCAACCATAAACCTATCACTCCATTTAACCCATAAAACGAAACCAATCACTCAATTTATAAACCCATCACTCACCCATAAAACGAAACCGTAATTGGATTTCAAATCTCTGCAAAAAtaacccaaaaacaaaaaa comes from Brassica rapa cultivar Chiifu-401-42 chromosome A02, CAAS_Brap_v3.01, whole genome shotgun sequence and encodes:
- the LOC103854813 gene encoding putative nuclease HARBI1, producing MSSSSSDEVDEAIEEMVDEVVDNYIDSIVEVQGKKPKRRAYIDRDREQGHNQLWNDYFKENPTYPPEMFRRRFRMNKPLFLRIVERISNEVPYFQQRRNAHGRNGLSALQKCTAAIRMLAYGQSGDTYDEYLRLGDSTSRLCLANFTDAIIELFGNEYLRKPTAEDLQRLLDVGEVRGFPGMIGSIDCMHWEWKNCPTAWKGQFTRGSGKPTIVLEAVASQDLWIWHAFFGLPGNLNDINVLDRSPVFDDILHGRAPKVKFKVNNHTYRMAYYLTDGIYPNWSTFIQSIPLPQGPKAEKFAEKQESARKDVERAFGVLQSRFAIVKNPALQWDKEKIGKIMRTCVILHNMIVENERHGYAQIDTSEFESGESSRTSRVTRRESIHVGDMLGMRREVRDPEKHARLKADLMENIWQKFGDEDE
- the LOC117132019 gene encoding glutathione S-transferase T3-like, whose amino-acid sequence is MEPFSLHGPGFVNLLASQSSSPIDVDSAEAAVNSPGLVKPPERRKWTTKEDLVLISAWLNTSKDPIVSNEQKLGTFWKRIEAYFNSSPQLIGSLPREWGQCKQRWGRVNAEVCRFVGSHETALKEQSSGQSENDVMKTAHDIYFNDYHLKFALEHCWRELRFDQKWRSHSQPKEKRKEGGAEAVREEEEVRPPGVKASKAAKRKKPNEAAYDHIHTILAEKNTISRQKILDRLLAKNIDTLSDNEVALKNKLISEML